The nucleotide sequence GCCCGCGACATCGAGCGAACACGGGACGAGCACACCCGCCTCACCGGCGCAGCCGGCCGGCGCAGGCGCACCGAGAAGCGCCGGGACCGGTGGCCGGGGAAAGCGTGCACCGGTCACCATCACCATCAGCACGGCCGGTGACGAGTCGGCCGCGTGGCGGATCGAGGCCAGGATCGGCGTCAGAGCAGCCGTCCGTCCCACCGTGATCCCGCCGTCCCGCGTCTGGGAGATCGTCCAGTCCCTCGGCGAACCCAAGCTCACCGAGGTGGTGCAGACGTTGCTCGAGGATCACCGCCGCAGCACCCAGGCCAGAGCCGACGCCCTCGCTGCAGAACTGTCCAGCCTTCAGGCGGAGCTGAACTCCTTCCCGGGGAAGAACGCCTGAGACCGTCGTTGCAGCCTCACGTACCGTGACCTCATGCTGACCGTGACCGCCGGGGACGTCGAAGGGATGCGGCCGTTCTTCGCCCCGGAGCGACCGGGGCCGATGGTGTTCGGACACGTCGCGACGACCGGCCGGGGGATCGTCGCGGTCGATCGGTGGCCCGGCCCTCGAGTGGCGATGGCCCAAGTCGGTCAGGACACGGCGCTCCGCGGAGATCCGGACCACCTGTCGCCGGACGCCTTCGCCGGTGCGGCAGCTTTCCTGGAGGCGCCGCCGCAGTGGGAGGCCGCCCTGCGGAACATCGACCCGGCTCTGGCCGTCTGGCCACGGATCATCGCCACCCTCCCGGCCGGCGCGCACCTGCCCGTCTCCGACGCCGTCCTGCTCGGGCCGGACGACGTCCCGGGGCTCGCAGCGTTGCCGGCCGATATCGCCTGGATCCACGAAACCTGGGGCGGGCCCGAAGGTCTGGCGCTCGCACGGGTGGCGCGAGGCTACCGGGTCGACGACGAACTGGTCGCCGTGGCCGTGCCGTTCCACATCGGCTCCGCCTTCGAAGACGTCGGTGTCGTGACGGCAGCGGCGCACCGCGGACACGGCAGGGCCCTGACGTGCGCAGCCGCGGTGCTCCAGGACATCCGTGACCGAGGGCGCGTCCCGAGCTGGTCGACCTCGCCCGACAACCCGGGAAGCCTCGCCGTCGCGGCACGGCTGGGATTCGTGCACCATCGCGACGACGTGCTCTACGCGATCAACCTGCCCTCCCCGGACGACTCGCACTGACAGCCGGCGGAAGCGTGCCCTTCACCAGTCATGCGTGCCTGGAAGGCCCGAGCAACGCGTCTCGATCCCCGAAGCCCCGGAGTACGAGCCGGGGTGCAGCCAGGCCGTGAGGGCCGGAAATACGGACACCGCCGGGCCTGTTGATCTCGATGCGATGATCGCCGTCGTCGACTGACCCGCCTGCCCGGTGTCAGGCGCCGTCACCGCTTCCGCCCTTGCCCGAACCGGCCGGTAGACCGGCACCCCTTGTCGCCGTGCCGAGCTTGCCGTCGATGACGCAGACGGCCGCGTCGCCCTGCAGATCTGTGCGCAGCACGGTGGCTCCGATTGCCGAGAGTTGCGCCAGCGCCTTGGGACTCGGCTGTCCGTATCCGTTGTCACGCCCGACCCCGATCGCCGAGATCTTCGGTCGGACGGCGGCCACGAAGGCCGGTAACACCTTCGCCGATCCGTGGTGTGGCTGCTCGAGGACGTCCGCCCGCAGGTCGACCCCGTCGTCGAGCAGTTGCTGCTGGGCCTCGTACTGCGCGTCACCCGTCATCAGGATCCGAATGCCGGCGAGGTGGGCCATCAGCACGACGGAGTCGTTGTTCTCGTCCGAGTCGGTGCCACGAAACGCCCCCTCGGGGCCGAGTACCTCGATGCTCAGACCGCCGCTGGCCCACCGGGTGCCCTTGGGCAGCCCGACCACCGGAACCCCCTGTCCCGCAGCCAGTTCGTTGACCTTGCGCCAGGCCGGCAGAGCATCACGATCCGGTCCGACCCCGATGGCCCCGACGCTGCGGCCCGGCAGCACGCCGGACAGACCACCCACGTGATCTGCGTGCAGATGCGTCAGCACCACCAGCGGGACGGTGCCGATGTGCAGCCTGGTCAGGCAGTCGTCCATCAGCCCCGGATCCGGACCGGTATCGACGACGATCGCCGTCCCCGCCTCACCGGTCGACAGCACCATGCCGTCGCCCTGGCCGATCTCGCAGGCCACCAGGACCCAACCCGGCGGTGGCCAGCCGATCGAGACCACCTGGGCCGGAACCAGGACGACACCGGCGCCGGTGATGACCGCGACGGTCAGCGCCCTGACCCGTCGGTGACGAAGGGCCAGGAGTCCCCCGGTCAGCAGACCGGTCAGGGCCAGCACTCCTGGAACACTGGCCGGCCACGGCACCGAGGCCGACTGCCACCGGGCCAGCCGGTGGGCCACGAGGGCGATCCACTCGAGGAGGGGTTGATCAGCTCCGGCCAGGGCTCGGGCCGCGCCCGCCCACCAGGTACCGGTCAGCGCGCAACCCATGCCGATCACCAGGGCCGGCCCGACCACCAGCGCGGCCAGCAGGTTCGCCGGGATCGACGCGAGCGAGATCGCACCGGACAGCGCGGCGATGACCGGCATGGTGGCGACGTGCGCCGCGGCCGGAACGGCCAGCAGGTCGGCCCAGCCTGGTGGACAACCCCTGCGTTGCAGCCCTTTCGACCAGACGGGAGCCAACAGGATCAGCCCGGCGGTGGCCTGGACCGACAGCGCGAAACCGACCGAGCGGGCGAGCGTGGGGTCGTACAGGAGCAACCCGATGACGGCCGCGGCCAGAGCGGGGAGGGCACTGCGGTTGCGTCCGACCGACATCGCGACCAGAGCGATGCCGCCCATCACCGCCGCACGGAGCACCGAGGCCCCCGGACCGACCAGCACGACCAGTCCCACCAGCACCACGGCACCACCCGCCGCTGCCGGGCGTGGTCCGGCCCGGCGGAGCAGCAGCACGCCGAGCCCGCACAGGAGCGCGAAGTGCGACCCCGACACCGCCAGCAGGTGGGTCAGACCGGTGATCTTCGCGTCGGCCTTCAGCTGCGGGGAGATGCCATCCGTGTTGCCGACCACCAGCCCGGGCAGCAGACCCTTCGCATCCGGCGACAGCGACGAGGCGTTCTGCACCAGATGCCGCCGCACCGAGGCGGCCGCACGCTGCCACCAGGGCGCTCGGCTCAGCCGGATCGGACCACTCCGGGCA is from Nakamurella sp. PAMC28650 and encodes:
- a CDS encoding GNAT family N-acetyltransferase, whose translation is MLTVTAGDVEGMRPFFAPERPGPMVFGHVATTGRGIVAVDRWPGPRVAMAQVGQDTALRGDPDHLSPDAFAGAAAFLEAPPQWEAALRNIDPALAVWPRIIATLPAGAHLPVSDAVLLGPDDVPGLAALPADIAWIHETWGGPEGLALARVARGYRVDDELVAVAVPFHIGSAFEDVGVVTAAAHRGHGRALTCAAAVLQDIRDRGRVPSWSTSPDNPGSLAVAARLGFVHHRDDVLYAINLPSPDDSH
- a CDS encoding ComEC/Rec2 family competence protein is translated as MNRRWREEEAQAPIDLRLIPATLAVWAGALVGIATADRTSVAGLIWGSACLFLCLSVAVLRRVRWWPGLLAIGAAFVAALMISTIYWQSAATNPLTVAAGHGSWATLRLTVATAAEKLPSPFPVAAAPVAAAPVDAAPATRAAAPGGTGDPAQPEAEGTWLLSAQAQEAVVGDHRFAPAATISVMATGAIWPVLVPGEQIQISGLLAVDRYSVLPGVLLHARSGPIRLSRAPWWQRAAASVRRHLVQNASSLSPDAKGLLPGLVVGNTDGISPQLKADAKITGLTHLLAVSGSHFALLCGLGVLLLRRAGPRPAAAGGAVVLVGLVVLVGPGASVLRAAVMGGIALVAMSVGRNRSALPALAAAVIGLLLYDPTLARSVGFALSVQATAGLILLAPVWSKGLQRRGCPPGWADLLAVPAAAHVATMPVIAALSGAISLASIPANLLAALVVGPALVIGMGCALTGTWWAGAARALAGADQPLLEWIALVAHRLARWQSASVPWPASVPGVLALTGLLTGGLLALRHRRVRALTVAVITGAGVVLVPAQVVSIGWPPPGWVLVACEIGQGDGMVLSTGEAGTAIVVDTGPDPGLMDDCLTRLHIGTVPLVVLTHLHADHVGGLSGVLPGRSVGAIGVGPDRDALPAWRKVNELAAGQGVPVVGLPKGTRWASGGLSIEVLGPEGAFRGTDSDENNDSVVLMAHLAGIRILMTGDAQYEAQQQLLDDGVDLRADVLEQPHHGSAKVLPAFVAAVRPKISAIGVGRDNGYGQPSPKALAQLSAIGATVLRTDLQGDAAVCVIDGKLGTATRGAGLPAGSGKGGSGDGA